The nucleotide window CGAATCTGCTTGATTTTCGGGCTACCTTCGCCGAGTCCCCACGCGCTCAAGAGAAGATTCCCCCGGTCCGGATCACTCTACCGGACGGCGGCCGCGTTACTAGTGAGCAGAGGGACCTCAACGAGCTCCTGACGAACGCTCTTGGCCGTGAGGTGACGCTTGCGGCATCGGCGCCCGAGACGCCCAGCCTCGAAGAATATTGGCCGGATCTGGAGGGTCT belongs to Candidatus Neomarinimicrobiota bacterium and includes:
- a CDS encoding MOSC N-terminal beta barrel domain-containing protein, whose protein sequence is MANTTKTELGSVVSLWRYPVKSMIGEELNAVEVTDHGLLGDRAYALRDPSNGKVVSAKNPRKWANLLDFRATFAESPRAQEKIPPVRITLPDGGRVTSEQRDLNELLTNALGREVTLAASAPETPSLEEYWPDLEGL